GCTGAATCTTCTTGGTGTCTAACCCCAGCTCAGCGATAATCTCCCACGCCAACAGATCGCCTTCACCCGTGGGATCAATATCTGATCCGATCACAATGGTGTTGCAACTGCTCAAGGTTTTCTTAATGCGCGCAATCGTGTTGGCTGCGCCGTGCTTTTGCTCCCGTGACCACAAAAACTGCCTCTCGTCCCACGGCAGCTTAGCGAGATCCCAGTATCCACCGATTTCATCGGCATAGCTTGGCGGCACCATCTCTTCTGGTTCCACGAACTCATAAAGATGCCCACTGGCTGCAGCAATGACGTATTTCTCGCCGTTATAAGTACCAGAGGGTCCGCCGAGGGCTTTCGCAAAGTTTTTTGCAGCCGAAGCTTTCTCCGTCAAAATTCCAATTGTCAAAGTATTAACCTTTCTTACTTTTTTAATACTTTAACACGGTCAAGAAACTAATTGAATTAGTTATTTGGGTTATTCAACCACCCCAGCCGCATGGTCAGCGCCAACAACTCCCAACGAGCCACCATGACCGAATTTTCTGCTATCGCAGAACGGATTTATTTATAGGATTTGCACATAACTAGTGCCATCTAGGTCGCTCACTAAGTGAGACTGTAGTCCCACACGGTGAGATGACGGCTGAAAAACTGCACAAACGTGAATTTAATTCGAGCGTAACGTTACGTATCGTTACACTCCGTTACACAGCGTTACAGCACCAAAGATGCACGTCAAAGACCCTTTTATTATATTAAAGTTAATTATTAAAATAATATAAGCGTTACATTAAAGTTACATAAAAAATACACTGTGACCTGCATGAATGCAAAAGTGTAACGTTGTAACGATACTGTGCATGTTTTACGTACACGCGAGGGATCGCAATAATCCGTTATGGCTTTTACCTATCATCACCACCGTGCAGAGTAGTAGTGCTCATGTGCACGCTTATGGGGTGAAAAGTAGTAAAACGACATAGCATGATGCTCATATGCGCTTTTAAGTACTTATGTGTCCTATTTCACGTTTATGAGTTTTTACTCTTACTCTTCTGTCAATATTAAAGTTCCAAAAGTATCGTTACAACGTTACAAACCACAATTTTGTGACTATAGTTGCACGTCAAAGGATACTTTTAGGTGTAACTTTAGCTTTTTCGTATCGTTACACCGTAGCGCTACAAAACTACTGTTACAGCAGCTCAAGGCATGTTTTTGGGGTGTAACGATACTGTGGCTTTGTAACGTTACGTTCATAATTAAATTCATATATGTGTCTGTTATACGCACTTTCGTTCTATTTCGATAGCCAAGTAGTTACTGTGTTGATAATTAAAAACTTATGGGAATTTTGAGGTTCTGCACAGCGTCACTTTTTCCGGTATATTCGAAATCGTTGAAACTGTAGTCATAACACTGTTATGAGAATGTCAAAGGTGCACTAACAAGCCCCAGGGCATACATCAACCACTGCCCTACATCGTGCACGGCGGCGCCACGGTCTCTACGCACAGCAACAACTAAAGGCACTGTTTTTCATGCCCCTGTGCGTGTTTAAGCACCTCAACCATTGTGCACAGGCACAAACCAGCACAACACCACTCAAGCCGTTAAACAGACGCGAAAATACAACAGCGTCCTTCTTCTTAGGGGACACAAAAAAGCAGCTTGCTCCGGGGCACTTACACCCTCGAAACAAGCTGCTTTAATTCTTGGCGCTAATTGCTCAGCGCCACCATCACAGCAGTAGCAACGACCACCACTACCCCACACATCAACACCATCTAACGCGCGCCTCCACCAGTGCTGGGTAGATCGAAGTTACCGACCCGGTAATCCTGCTTGGAGACACACAGCACCACAGCATTAAGAAAACGCTTCGGGTCAGGAACACGCACCTGCCACGCCTCATCTGTCCGGGTGTTCCACAAAATACCGTCCTTCATCCCAGACATGACCAAATACATTGCCAGCTGCAAAAACATCGGATGGGTCAGCTCAGAAACGAATTTCAGCTCATAGAGCACATCCTTGTGCACCGCGTCTGCGACACCCGCAAAAGACATTGGCGTGCGCACTGCTTTACTCTGTACTGCCTCGCCGTCAAGGATCAGTGGAATCTGATTGCGTGAATCAGCATTCAGCCTCGTACCCAGTCGTGACACCAATGCCTTCTCTGCAGCAACCGGAATAGAGCTGCGCACCTGATCGACATACCGCATCTGCTCTGTAGACGCTGCTGTGACAATAAGGCAGTTACGCCATACGCTGTTGTTTTTCTTCACCAGGCGTTTGAGATTTTTCGCAAACGGTCTCGGGTACGCCGATAGTGCTGTATGGACGTTGTAGTCCTTGAAGAACACTGCCTCCTGAAAGTTTCCAACTGTGGGTGACAGATCAATAAGCCCGTCACTGCGATTGACCTCAATGGCTGCACCTTTGCCGTTGTCGAGACGCTTCACATCAAGCAGGTCAAAACATGCTTCGACATTCTCTGCGTACTTAAAATCAAAGGCTTCGGTCACAGAGATCGGGCGCTCATATTCACTAGGCGCCAACTCAGGTAGTTCTTTAAACACTGAGACAGGAATGAAACCCATGGTGCGCTCAATCTGTTGTTTCACCTCATCCACATCACCCTCGCTTTCTTCTGCCGACGCATGGACATCTACCTCAGGTGCAACCTCGGTATTGTTGTCCACCACACCCACAGCACGCCCTGCAGCCCAGTCCGCACCAGCCTCATACGCTGCTTGGAGAGAATCACTGCGTACAAAAACAACCTTGTTTTTGCCGCGTGATGCTGCCACCAAGAACACATTGCGCATGACTACGGGGTCAACATTGGGGTAACCAAGACGCATGTCCCAGAATTCTTCGTCATAGTCAAAGACCACGCAGGTATCGCGCTCTAGACCTTTACTGGAATCAAAGGTGGTAAACACCGCAGCATCATCTGGGTGTGCAATCTGGGAATCACCATCGCGAATAGAGGCGAACACAGTTTTCTTGTTGAACTTTGCCGGTGACTTCCTCTCCACGACATTAAGCGCATCCGACATCTGTCCATTGCGACTACCTAAGCACAGCAGGTTGCTCGGTTCAGTACTTTGAATCAGCACCACCGCTTCAGCAAAAGACTTGTATTCAATCTGCTGTGCGGTATTGACACCCACAATCGGTTTATTCCACGCATCAGACAATCCTGCTGCCATAGCCTCACCAATGCGAAACGACTGCGTAAACGGCGCATAGACTGGATCTTCACACAACTGTGCTGCAAATTCTTGTGGATCTAACGTGGTGTCAGATCGGACTTTCTGTTCCAAATCACCCACCATGACAATCTGCATGAGCGGGTTGACAGACTTAATGTTGCGCAGCAATTCTGCATAGTCCTCATTGATGTCCTGATACTCATCAATAACCATCAGGTCGTAGCTGGGGAACGTGCCAGAAATGTGCTTGAAGTTCTTGTTAAACTCCCGAATCGACTCGCTAATACCGCACTTAATGCCGGCCTTGAGTAGATGAGGATAGACAATGCCGTGATAGTTCTGCACCTTGGCACCACGAACACGCTGCTGTGCATCAATTTTCAACAACTTCGAATAGGTCAGATACAGCACCTCATGGTCTGCACCCATAATCGAGCACAGTCGTTGAATAGCAGTAGTTTTGCCCGAGCCCACGGTGGCATCAACAATGACGTCTTTGCCAGCAAGCACGTGATCAATCATGGCTTGCTGTTCGGCACTGAGTTGGACTTCGCCTGCACCGGTGCTCAACTGTGGCGGAGGTGCCACCTGCGTGCTGGTGTTGTACGCAGCGAGCATTGCTGCTGGATTATTTAGCGACATCATATTTGCCATAAACTTTCTCCCTAAATTAATGAGATATTAATGAGAGAAAATTATAACAATTACATTCTAATTCACCTAGACATTCAGACACAGCACAGCCCTTCCCGGAAAAACATCCCGAGAAGGGCTCGCTTTCATCCGATCTTTGAAAGGTGAGTGGTTTTGCTACAACTAAATACTCGCAATTTTCCATCCTTTCCTCAAGATTGAGCGTCCTACATCACGCTCGTCAATCCTTATATACTCCAACCTAAATCCTTGTACCACCACCGAGGTACTAAAGAATCCCCAAGAGTATCCTGATCAACGCCGTAGATAATCCCATCATTTACCTGACAGTTGACATATTGAGCTACAGCACCGGCCGGTAGTTCCAATGCAGAACCTTTAATAGTTGATTCTGTGAAGAAAAGGAAAACCTCTGCGCGAAAAACCTCAATAATTTGTATGAGACAGTTTCGGAAAATGAAGGAAGGTGCCCAATCTGAAGCTGGATCTGGTTTAGGAAAAGAGATCATACGAATTAAGAGTGATCCCTGGGCAATAAACTGAGTATTAGTCATTTCTATGGTGGTTGCGCAAGACACCGCAGTTAAATGGAATGCACTAGCAAAGATGCAGTCCGTAAAACGTAATTTCTCCAAATGGACGCTAGTTAGAATAAGCGGTTTGGTAAAGGAAATCCCCGTGAATTCAAGAGAGAAAGATCGTGAGGAGGACTCATTATGATTTTTTGAGAGCTGATAGATAATAAGGGAAACCGCTATTTCCTCTAATTCTTCGTGAAGATTCACATCAATTTCTTCACGTTTCAATAACCTGCTTGAGCTTTGTAAAATTTCAATCGCCAAGTAGATGATTCGTTGCGACAAAGGGAAACTAAATCCCGAAGGGTTCTCAACGTTAAAGAAGAAATCGTTTGACTCTCCCCGTAAGATTTGAACCACTGCCTGTAGCTGGTTCTTTGTGGGTTCTTGCAGCAGATTCTTTAACTTTAGTATTAATGCTTCATTCATTTTCTATCCCTCACTCAACTAAAAATACCCTCTTCTTCTATGCCTTCTCGTAGAAAATCTGGTAAAAAATCAATGATTCTTTCTCTCTTGTTTTAACGAATTCGTATTTTCCGCATAACTAAATCTCGCTTAATTAAGGGTTTGAACCAATGACAAAGTTCTCAGCTGTGGACCCACCGCTGAGAACTTTGATGATCTTCAGAACGAGAAACAAAGGTTATCCATAGTTACCGGTTAAAGATCCACCCGAATTTCTTCGTACTCCTCATACGCTCTGGGCAAAAGTTGGTAACGATCTCAGCATTTTTCTCACAAAATGCGTTCACTAAACCTAAATCTTCCGTATCACTTGCCCCATTTCTTCCGGGTGCACCTTTGAACCATTCTTGATTCACTGGAAGATAAATCTGGCGCAATGTGATTGGCGCGGCATACTCTTCGCAGTCAAGTACACAGCTTACAAAGTAAACAACAGTTTCCCATCCCTCGGCGCCCGGCTCAGTTGGGGTGAAATAAGTTGCTGTCGATGCATAGTAAGCAGCCTCCACCATATCGAGTCGAGTAATTCCGTGCTTATACCGAAGCTTATCTGCGCCAAAACCTACATCGGGTTTGTCATTTGGGTCCCAATATCCGCGACGAATTAGATAATCAATGTTGGTACCTGGGTTCTTTGGGTAAACAATATCTCCAGTAGGACTACCGCTGGCGAGTGTTTGCAGTTGACGATGAGGGTTTTGATTTACTGGGGCAAACTTCTCAGATTGACTATTCGAGAGGCTTCCGCTTCCCTCTCCACCCATGTACGCAAGACCGTCATCCGTTGCCCACAGAGATCCGTTTTCAAAGCGTTGAAGTAACGTCTCCTCAAATGGGTCTAAAGATACCCAGGGTAAGCCTAAGCCCTCGATACCACCGAGTTGCTTCCACAGGGCAACAGCTTCACCATTTAGCTCACGCGCCCCAATTCCCGCACCCCATAAAATCATGGAGTTTTCTCCAAAATCAACATGGTGTGCAACGCCCGGGACATAAGCTTCTTCATCTGCTTCAGGGAAGCCTAAACGACCCGTTTCCCGACCAAGTGCATCCCACACCCGCTGTGTAGCCAAATACATGAACCGAGTCTGACGATCATTTCGCCAGGAGATCGTTCCATTGGAGAAATTATTGTAAAAATACTCAGTACCGCTAGGTAGCTCATTAGTGATCGGGATGCCAATGGCATGATTCGAGCCGCCAAGTTCTTCGTAGCGCTGTTTAATATCGCCCCACACAGCACCGCCAGTCAATGGGTTGTAGTAGTTGTCACCACCTTGAAAAGTCTGTCGCTGAGTAAGGGGATAGTTTGTATCCATCGGACCAGAGGTTGGGTACCCCAATGGCCCTGATTCCCAGTTCAAGGTCCCCCACTGTCGCAAACCGTCCAAGGTCACTGCATAAGCGCCTGTGTCTGGGTGCCAATAGATGGCTCCACCAAAAAATTCACTTCTTTTACCAACACCGTCAGGATTGGTCAACTCGTTTGACTTCGGTGGTCCAAGCCATGACAACTGACCTCCAACCTGACGATAAGCGTCAAGAATCCGGCCACACACTGAAAAGCCCGTCGGCCACATAACTTCACACCCGGTGGTTGCCATCAGTCGTGCACCCTCGTTAAGTCGTGCTTCTGCGACTTCTACCTGGTCAGCTTTGTCCTTGCTTACCCCCTCCGGTAACTCGATGACATCTGAACGCATGTCCCCTGCAACGATGTCCCGCTTAGGTGGCGGGAGTTCCTCGACATTGTCTTCACTATCGTTGACTTGCTCGTGATACTCAACGACTACTTCTGGATGTGCTGTTTCGTAATCCTCAAGTTGTTCCTCAACTGTTGGAGCATTCCTATTGGGGACATAATCAACACCGTCATCAGCAAACTGCTCATCAGTGATTTCTTCTACAAGCTCAAATTGATCGTCCACCTGTGCTTGAGCCACCGGAGATGCAACCCCGATGGCCAGCAACATGACAGCGGAAACCCCCACCAATCTTCGTGTCAACCGCATATATCAAACCCTTACCTGTCGGAAAAATGTGTACAAACTGAGGATAGGCATAGATTTAATTAAAAGTTGGATGGAAGAAAAAATACATAATTTTTACCCAAAAAAAGGGGTGAAGATTATGTTGTACTTTAGGGCGCAATAGGTTCCCCGGTCGCCGGATCAACACCGTACACAGTCTTAAACATCTCCGGTGCCACTGCTGCCTGGTAGTTCAATGCGGCATTAAACGACGCCTCATCACCAGATTCACGGAAACGGTCAAGACCGTCACCAAGCAGTGAGAACATGGCTTCATTAAGCACTCCCAACTGCTTCTCCCGTGCCTCATCGCGCTCACGAAGACGCTTGACCTCAGCTGCCAAATTATGAATCTGCTTCTGCTGATCTTTGATGATCTCGCCAGCAGTTTTTCCCTGTGCCATAATCATTATTCCCCTTTTTAAGTCACTAACTTTATCTGTTTGATTCTTACTATATCTGCATCAGTATTAAGTCGAAAGCCTTCAGTCATCATTTCGCACCGCATGGAACTGTCTCCCGGCTGCATCTTTCTCTCGCTGCCACTCATGCTCCGATGACTTTTTCAATACAGCAAGCACTTTCTCATGCTTTTCACTGTGTAGATCAATATCTTCAACTGCTGAACCAGTCGCAATATCACCGATCATGAGACGTTCTGCGAAAAACGCACTGAGCAAATGCTCAAAAAAGAAATTGTCGCGTTCGTTTTGCACACTGCGTTTGTGCAAAAAGCCCAGCGTCTTGTTGATCTGTGCCATCTGCTGCGCCTGTTCATCAAGCGCGTCATTGACATTTTCCTGCCAGCCTACAGATCGGTGCTCATTGAGAATGTCGAGCACAAGCTGGTCATCGTCACTTAAAGACACTAATCCTCGGACATCTTCGTGATTCGCCAGCAGTGACACAATCCCGAGGTTCACCAAGACCCCGAAAGGAATGGGACCTCGAAACGCCACACCCTGCTGTGCAAGCTTCTTGTGCACATGATCCTGAAGCAACTCAGTCAACCTGGCACTCGTCCTGTGCACAGTGCGCAGTTGATCATCTATCTCAGTGCCATCACCATCACGCAACGTAATGCTTGAGCTAAAGGCTGCCGCACCTGCACCCGGTGTACATGCTGCTGCATCGGTGGTTGTGCGAGCATTACGTTGTCGTCGCGGTGCCTGTTTCACAGGTTTTTTGCCAGATCGCTTAGGCTCCTGTGCTAGTTGATGCTCTTTCACGGCATCTAGATCCGCAACTACATCAACAGCTGGCGCCCCCTGGGTCACCTCTGCAGATTCTGCAACCGCCTCATGCAACACAGGCGCCTGTGCTACCTCTGTGCCAACCTGAGCCTCTGGTTGCGCCCTCTCTCCGCCTGACACTGCTGACTGCTCCAACCATGTCTGGGCATCAGCAACACCCTGGTAAATATCGCGTAATCGCAGCATCTGCTGGAAAAGCTGCTCCTGCGCTCTTGTCACCGTGCCGGCAGCAACACCCTTATTAATTCGCTCCGTTACGGTCACCCATGAGCGCTCATAGGCTGGATGTGTGCTATCGCCAAGAAGCAGATTCCTTAAATTATCTGAACCTAAAGACAGCTTGTCCCACAGCTGTGACAGCACACTGTGTAACCGTGCATCTCCTGCAACAAGATCTGACCCATCAATACTTAAACGATCGGTCAACATGACAGTCGCCACGTTCTTAGTCATCTCCGCCACCCTCTCCCATCAGTGCAGCACTGAGCTCTGCAGCGAGCGCATCAACTTCTTTTTTAAGCCGTTCATTTTCTGCTTCTAATTCATGCTGCTGCTGAGCTTGGGATTCGCCCTCGGCAAGTGCCTTAGCGTAGATCTCATCAAGTTCCTTATTATGTGCCACCTGAGTCATCAGCCCCAAGCGTCGCAACACCACGCTGTGCTCAATACCGTTGAGCTGCATAAAAGACCGAATTGCCTGATCAATCGGTGTAATAGTCTCACCCACCAGACCATCGACTATCTCTACGCGCTCAACCTTGGGTGCCGGCTCTGGTGTTGGTTCTGGTGTTGGCTCTGGTGTTGGCTCTGGCGCAACAACTTGTTCATCAACAGCTACTACGCTGTCCGCATCATGAGCAGATAGTGTCGCAACCTGTTCATCAACGTTGTCTACTACAGCTATATCCTGATCCATCTCTACGTTCTCCTTCTCTGTTCCCCTGATGCTCTCTGTCTCTATGGCTGTCTTTATCATTTCAGTGACCCCATCATGAGGCTCGTTCTCCGGTGGTTGCTGGTAACGATTTTTAAGTTCTTCCAGCATGATCGCCCCATCAGCACCGACAAAGATGCTAAGATCCCGGTGACCATCTCGCATAGCCTGCTCATGCCTTATATGGCGGTGACCATCAACCTGCCCAAAAGCCAGCTCAAAATGCGTACCAAAAAACACTCCCTCCCCTACATCGGCCGCAGTCGCGCCAGCTGTATTCTCTTGCCCGTCACCATCTGTGTCAGTGTTCACTGCCGGTTGTGTTCGGATGGGTGGTCCTGGTCGCAGTGCATTGGGCGCAGGGAGTCTGGGTCGAAAAGATCGCACCGCTGTCGCGGTGCCGGTGGAATCACGGGGATCGTCTACCGACTCTTCGTGACTGTCCTCTTGTGCAGACTCATCTGTACTTGTCGCAGTGTCGTCAGCACCGGCCTCAGCGACATGGTTCTCACTGCTCAACTCACCTAGCGGGCCAGCGTCACAGGGTTCCTCCTCAGCAAAAGGGTCCTCATCAAACTCGTCCTCATCATCAAGATCGGCAGCATAGTCATAAGGCTCGACTGACCCTTGCACTTCAGCTTCAGCCTCTAATGCAGCTAATTCATCGGTTAAGGCTGCTTCCTCAAGGGCAGCATCCTCCAACGCTTCTCGCTCCTGCTCATCCATCGGGTTTAACCCAGACCATCAAAATCATCGGAGAGATAGGAGTCGCCGCGAGTCATACCGATAATGGTGTCGAAACCACTAGTCACAACTGTCGTGTTGTTCGCCAACTCACGAGCAAATGAGCTGAGCTGGTCAACGATCTGATTAAGACGGTTGTCCAACAGTGAATTCGGAATGACGTGCACACCGTTATCACGATCAATTTTCTCTCTG
Above is a genomic segment from Corynebacterium suranareeae containing:
- a CDS encoding AAA family ATPase, yielding MANMMSLNNPAAMLAAYNTSTQVAPPPQLSTGAGEVQLSAEQQAMIDHVLAGKDVIVDATVGSGKTTAIQRLCSIMGADHEVLYLTYSKLLKIDAQQRVRGAKVQNYHGIVYPHLLKAGIKCGISESIREFNKNFKHISGTFPSYDLMVIDEYQDINEDYAELLRNIKSVNPLMQIVMVGDLEQKVRSDTTLDPQEFAAQLCEDPVYAPFTQSFRIGEAMAAGLSDAWNKPIVGVNTAQQIEYKSFAEAVVLIQSTEPSNLLCLGSRNGQMSDALNVVERKSPAKFNKKTVFASIRDGDSQIAHPDDAAVFTTFDSSKGLERDTCVVFDYDEEFWDMRLGYPNVDPVVMRNVFLVAASRGKNKVVFVRSDSLQAAYEAGADWAAGRAVGVVDNNTEVAPEVDVHASAEESEGDVDEVKQQIERTMGFIPVSVFKELPELAPSEYERPISVTEAFDFKYAENVEACFDLLDVKRLDNGKGAAIEVNRSDGLIDLSPTVGNFQEAVFFKDYNVHTALSAYPRPFAKNLKRLVKKNNSVWRNCLIVTAASTEQMRYVDQVRSSIPVAAEKALVSRLGTRLNADSRNQIPLILDGEAVQSKAVRTPMSFAGVADAVHKDVLYELKFVSELTHPMFLQLAMYLVMSGMKDGILWNTRTDEAWQVRVPDPKRFLNAVVLCVSKQDYRVGNFDLPSTGGGAR
- a CDS encoding LGFP repeat-containing protein, translating into MRLTRRLVGVSAVMLLAIGVASPVAQAQVDDQFELVEEITDEQFADDGVDYVPNRNAPTVEEQLEDYETAHPEVVVEYHEQVNDSEDNVEELPPPKRDIVAGDMRSDVIELPEGVSKDKADQVEVAEARLNEGARLMATTGCEVMWPTGFSVCGRILDAYRQVGGQLSWLGPPKSNELTNPDGVGKRSEFFGGAIYWHPDTGAYAVTLDGLRQWGTLNWESGPLGYPTSGPMDTNYPLTQRQTFQGGDNYYNPLTGGAVWGDIKQRYEELGGSNHAIGIPITNELPSGTEYFYNNFSNGTISWRNDRQTRFMYLATQRVWDALGRETGRLGFPEADEEAYVPGVAHHVDFGENSMILWGAGIGARELNGEAVALWKQLGGIEGLGLPWVSLDPFEETLLQRFENGSLWATDDGLAYMGGEGSGSLSNSQSEKFAPVNQNPHRQLQTLASGSPTGDIVYPKNPGTNIDYLIRRGYWDPNDKPDVGFGADKLRYKHGITRLDMVEAAYYASTATYFTPTEPGAEGWETVVYFVSCVLDCEEYAAPITLRQIYLPVNQEWFKGAPGRNGASDTEDLGLVNAFCEKNAEIVTNFCPERMRSTKKFGWIFNR